A single genomic interval of bacterium BMS3Abin02 harbors:
- a CDS encoding transcriptional regulator PadR-like family protein: MRRGPHHGHPGHGHGPGPRGGRLLDAGLLLLISRGTSHGYPLIEAIREDLGLDVPDVGAVYRALRRQESQGLLTSTWETGATRPRRVYTITPAGREVLEIWMRGVEEMREALERLLQVWKGDTQ, translated from the coding sequence ATGCGACGTGGACCTCATCATGGACATCCGGGGCATGGCCACGGACCGGGCCCCCGGGGTGGCAGGCTTCTCGATGCGGGGCTGCTCCTGCTCATATCGAGGGGTACTTCCCACGGGTACCCGCTCATCGAGGCGATCCGGGAGGATCTCGGTCTCGACGTCCCCGACGTCGGGGCTGTCTACAGAGCACTGCGCCGCCAGGAATCCCAAGGGCTGCTCACCTCGACTTGGGAGACGGGTGCGACGCGACCCAGACGCGTATACACGATCACACCGGCCGGTCGGGAGGTCCTCGAGATCTGGATGCGAGGTGTCGAGGAGATGCGTGAGGCCTTGGAGCGACTGCTCCAGGTCTGGAAAGGAGACACACAATGA
- the ykoU gene encoding putative ATP-dependent DNA ligase YkoU — protein sequence MIRFGYSGLPPDEDDAAFLDGLAAEGHRAFELAFVEKIIWKEQRCRRFGDLAAERDIRLSVHAPYSAVLTDEDEERSALWLSAIEDTMRLANVAGARIICVHLGNRHGRDEETLMKLVSERLQRIAPKVEHLGVGLGLETAGRSSAFGTLEEIALLVSEFSFVRPYVDWAHLHAIGQGALATKDGFREVLGVLREHFPGWMIDPLQCQFSEIRFGDKGEIRHLPYGEGTLRITNLVAAAQEADIGLIVISEARDPESTEAMAQELEQVMGRPEPFDHTRRLGSGRVELPGPIHVTPSGSGFAPLGLAHPLVLSNIDKPFFPDGYTKGDLIQYYASVALTLLPHLAGRAVVMARYPDGSEGEWFYEKQAPDHRPDWLQLAPIHSKHRGEPIEFVTAPDRESLMWLASIGCIEIHPWLNRLDNEGRPDFAVFDLDPSEGATWAQVVTVAEQVKAMLDRLGLVGYLKTSGATGLHIHVPLDPVHDYRRVRTFVGTVGRLLVSANPDDITMEWHVSKRGPRVFIDHNQNAPGKTIASVYSVRPRPGAPVSTPILWEEVDDVQPGDFTIATIWDRLQRFGDLFSPVLAGGQTLDAAEEALGHE from the coding sequence ATGATCCGGTTCGGCTACTCGGGACTCCCGCCAGACGAAGACGACGCAGCGTTCCTCGACGGGCTCGCCGCCGAAGGCCACCGGGCCTTCGAATTGGCCTTCGTCGAGAAGATCATCTGGAAGGAGCAGCGCTGCCGACGGTTCGGTGACCTCGCGGCCGAGCGCGATATCCGCCTGTCGGTTCATGCCCCGTACTCCGCCGTTCTGACAGACGAGGACGAAGAACGTTCGGCGCTGTGGCTGTCCGCCATCGAGGACACGATGAGGCTCGCCAACGTGGCCGGCGCCCGGATCATCTGCGTGCATCTCGGCAACCGCCACGGCAGAGACGAGGAGACACTGATGAAGTTGGTCTCGGAACGTCTCCAGAGGATCGCTCCGAAGGTCGAGCATCTCGGCGTCGGTCTGGGCTTGGAAACCGCGGGACGCAGCAGCGCTTTCGGGACCCTGGAGGAGATTGCCTTGCTGGTCTCGGAGTTCTCATTCGTTCGTCCCTACGTCGACTGGGCGCATCTGCACGCCATCGGCCAGGGCGCTCTGGCGACCAAGGACGGGTTCCGAGAGGTCCTCGGTGTTCTCCGGGAGCATTTCCCCGGATGGATGATCGACCCGCTGCAGTGCCAGTTCTCAGAGATCCGGTTCGGAGACAAGGGAGAGATCCGTCACCTTCCGTACGGAGAAGGAACCCTGCGCATCACCAATCTCGTGGCGGCCGCACAGGAGGCGGACATCGGACTGATCGTCATCTCAGAAGCCCGCGATCCCGAGAGCACCGAAGCGATGGCACAAGAGCTGGAGCAGGTCATGGGGAGACCGGAACCGTTCGATCACACCAGGCGGCTCGGGTCGGGCCGCGTCGAGCTGCCGGGTCCGATCCATGTCACACCGTCCGGATCCGGCTTTGCTCCACTCGGACTCGCGCACCCCCTCGTGCTTTCCAACATCGACAAGCCCTTCTTCCCCGACGGATACACGAAGGGGGACCTCATCCAGTACTACGCCTCCGTCGCCTTGACGTTGTTGCCTCATCTCGCAGGGCGGGCCGTCGTCATGGCCCGCTACCCCGACGGCAGCGAGGGGGAGTGGTTCTACGAGAAGCAGGCACCCGATCACCGACCCGACTGGCTCCAACTCGCGCCCATCCATTCGAAGCACCGTGGGGAGCCCATCGAGTTCGTCACCGCGCCGGATCGTGAGTCCCTGATGTGGCTCGCTTCGATAGGCTGTATCGAGATCCACCCGTGGCTCAACCGTCTGGACAACGAAGGTCGCCCGGACTTCGCCGTCTTCGATCTCGATCCTTCCGAAGGTGCCACGTGGGCGCAGGTGGTCACCGTCGCCGAACAGGTGAAGGCCATGCTCGATCGTCTCGGTCTCGTCGGGTATCTGAAGACATCTGGCGCCACCGGTCTGCACATCCACGTTCCACTCGACCCGGTGCACGACTATCGGCGGGTGCGCACGTTCGTCGGGACGGTCGGTCGGCTGCTGGTGTCGGCAAACCCCGACGACATCACGATGGAGTGGCATGTCTCCAAACGAGGGCCGAGGGTGTTCATCGACCACAACCAGAACGCTCCGGGAAAGACGATCGCCTCGGTGTACTCGGTGCGACCCCGCCCCGGCGCCCCCGTGTCGACCCCCATCCTGTGGGAAGAAGTCGACGACGTGCAGCCGGGAGATTTCACGATCGCCACGATCTGGGACCGCCTGCAACGGTTCGGCGATCTCTTCTCGCCCGTTCTCGCAGGAGGGCAGACGCTCGACGCGGCCGAAGAGGCACTCGGACACGAATAG
- a CDS encoding bifunctional 3-hydroxyacyl-CoA dehydrogenase/thioesterase: MTRVPRHADFRLLTGRGTGDRTSGAASASVSYMQWIETHRDVVYPWQCDHMGHLNVMYYTAMFDRATWHLFSSVGFTGAYLRTQDRGMAAVQSTTSYRSELVSGDLIVIRSRFLEVHERKARFEHEMTNLETGEIAATSELVGVHIDRTVRKACAIPEEIRSSIEKLISGESGDSADR; encoded by the coding sequence ATGACCCGTGTCCCGCGACATGCGGATTTCCGTCTCCTGACCGGCCGAGGCACCGGGGATCGGACGTCGGGTGCCGCGAGCGCTAGCGTCTCGTACATGCAGTGGATCGAAACTCATCGCGACGTCGTCTACCCGTGGCAGTGTGATCACATGGGCCACCTCAATGTCATGTACTACACGGCCATGTTCGATCGGGCCACATGGCACCTCTTCTCGAGTGTCGGGTTCACAGGCGCCTACCTGCGGACTCAGGACCGCGGAATGGCGGCCGTCCAGTCGACCACCTCGTACCGCAGCGAACTCGTCTCCGGCGACCTGATCGTGATCCGGTCGAGATTCCTCGAAGTTCATGAGCGGAAGGCCCGTTTCGAACATGAGATGACCAACCTCGAAACCGGCGAGATAGCCGCAACCAGCGAGCTCGTCGGAGTGCACATCGATCGTACGGTCCGCAAGGCATGCGCGATCCCCGAGGAGATACGCTCTTCGATCGAGAAGCTCATATCCGGTGAGAGCGGCGATAGCGCCGACCGATGA
- a CDS encoding polyphosphate kinase 2 produces the protein MSDDGTQESATQQRIDHPVLSRQRLGGDEARQRKPKLPKKLYEGELARLQIELVKLQEWIKAEGVKVVVVFEGRDAAGKGGVIKRIAEPLNPRICRIEALGTPTDREKTQWWFQRYVARLPAAGEMVLFDRSWYNRALVERVMGFCTEDQYREFLRTCPEFERMLVRAGIILIKYWFSVSDEEQERRFQNRMETPTKRWKLSPMDLESRARWSEYSIAKDVMFNHTDIKQAPWYVVNADDKRRARLNTITHLLSLIPYEDLTPGQIELPPRQSDIGYIRPPLSEQTFVPEEY, from the coding sequence ATGAGTGACGACGGCACCCAGGAGTCCGCAACGCAGCAAAGGATCGATCATCCGGTCCTCAGCCGGCAGCGTCTCGGCGGTGACGAGGCTCGACAGAGGAAACCGAAGCTGCCCAAGAAGCTCTACGAGGGCGAGCTCGCGAGGCTGCAGATCGAACTCGTCAAGCTTCAGGAGTGGATCAAGGCCGAGGGCGTGAAAGTCGTCGTCGTGTTCGAGGGCAGGGACGCAGCCGGCAAGGGCGGGGTGATCAAACGGATCGCCGAACCACTCAATCCCCGCATCTGCCGTATCGAGGCGCTGGGCACTCCGACCGATCGTGAGAAGACCCAATGGTGGTTCCAGCGATACGTCGCACGCCTGCCTGCCGCCGGAGAGATGGTGCTGTTCGACCGGAGCTGGTACAACCGGGCCCTCGTCGAGCGCGTGATGGGGTTTTGCACCGAGGATCAGTATCGCGAGTTCCTGCGGACATGCCCCGAATTCGAACGCATGCTGGTGCGTGCCGGCATCATCCTGATCAAGTACTGGTTCTCGGTGAGCGACGAGGAGCAGGAGCGCCGCTTCCAGAACCGCATGGAGACGCCAACCAAGCGCTGGAAGCTGAGCCCGATGGATCTCGAATCGCGGGCCCGCTGGAGCGAGTATTCGATCGCCAAAGACGTGATGTTCAATCACACCGACATCAAGCAGGCCCCCTGGTACGTGGTCAACGCCGACGACAAGAGGCGCGCCCGGCTCAACACGATCACGCATCTGCTCAGCCTCATTCCCTATGAGGACCTCACTCCCGGCCAGATCGAGCTCCCACCCCGTCAATCCGACATCGGCTACATCAGGCCGCCGCTCAGCGAGCAGACGTTCGTGCCGGAGGAATACTGA